TACTTACCTTTTTTTCGTTTTATAGGTAAGAACCAACTCTACTTTTTTACAGTTATCAACAATTTATTACTTAGGTAATAGAACGTAATGTTAATAACTTTTTAATGTATAAAAAAGCTTTTTTTACTGTAACTTATTGAATATGTGGTTAAATATCTTGTTTGTCGCATCTTTATTACTTAGGATAAAGGTAGAGCTGATGTGGTTTAATTCACAACGTAATGTGTCATTTGTTAATAACTTGGTCAAATTGTTGATAAAGTCGCCTTCATTGTTAATAACTATACAACTGCCTAATTGAATTAAGTCTTTGGCTTCTTGAAACTTCTTGTAATTCGGACCAATTAGAATAGGAACCCCAAAAGTAGCCGCTTCTAAGATGTTGTGAATACCTGCTCCAAAACCCCCACCAACATATGCTATTGTAGCATAGCTATACGCTTTAGTTAACAAACTATAGGCATCAATAATATAGACCTGCGTTTGAGCTAAATTGGTCGTGCCTGGAATATAGTTGGAATGGAGTTGTTTGGGTTTCTCAATGGATTGATAGAGTTGATTGATCTGCTCTGGTTTAATATTGTGTGGAGCGATGACAAATTTGAGGGTGTCATCCTGTGTTTGATTGATGTAATCAACGATGATCTTTTCATCTTGTGGCCATGAACTCCCCACTACAATTGTTTTTTGGGTTTTACCCTGTGTTAGTTCTTCTAAAAAAGCCAAGGTATTATCGTTTTCTAAAATCTGACTTACCCGATCAAAACGCGTATCGCCAACTACGGTACTATTGTTAAGTTGAATAGAGGCAAGAAGTGCACGTGATTCTTCATTTTGAACAAAGAAATAAGTGAAGGCATGCAAGGCATTTCTGTAAAAACCACCATACCATTTAAAAAATACCTGATTGGGTCTGAAAATACCAGAAACCAAGTACGTTTCAATTTGTTGTTTTTTTAGTTGATTGAGGTAATTCGGCCAATATTCATATTTGACAAAAAATACTTTTTCTGGGTGAACGAGTTTCAAAAAGGTTTGGGCATTGCTTTTTGTATCCATAGGAAGATACAAGGTCGCATCAGCGATGGTGTTATTTTTTTTAACTTCATACCCGGAAGGAGAAAAGAAGGTTAAAACAATTTTATGTGTAGGAAATTGTTGCTTCAGTTTTTCCATGATTGGTAAACCTTGTTCGTATTCTCCCAAAGAGGCTACGTGAATCCAAAAGACGCGATCGCTAGGTTGAATCTGTTGCTTTAAAATAGCAAAAGAAGCTTTTCGTCCTTGAACAAATAAGGTAATCTTTTTATTAAATAAGGCAATCAGATGCAAGACTGCAGTGGCGATATGAATAAGTAGATTATAAAGAAATAGCATAGGGAATAGTTTATCTAGCGAAATTACGTTTCTTTTAGTAAAGAAAAGATTTTTGAAGTAAAGAAATTAGTATTTTTGTAGCTGTA
The window above is part of the Myroides odoratus DSM 2801 genome. Proteins encoded here:
- a CDS encoding 3-deoxy-D-manno-octulosonic acid transferase, yielding MLFLYNLLIHIATAVLHLIALFNKKITLFVQGRKASFAILKQQIQPSDRVFWIHVASLGEYEQGLPIMEKLKQQFPTHKIVLTFFSPSGYEVKKNNTIADATLYLPMDTKSNAQTFLKLVHPEKVFFVKYEYWPNYLNQLKKQQIETYLVSGIFRPNQVFFKWYGGFYRNALHAFTYFFVQNEESRALLASIQLNNSTVVGDTRFDRVSQILENDNTLAFLEELTQGKTQKTIVVGSSWPQDEKIIVDYINQTQDDTLKFVIAPHNIKPEQINQLYQSIEKPKQLHSNYIPGTTNLAQTQVYIIDAYSLLTKAYSYATIAYVGGGFGAGIHNILEAATFGVPILIGPNYKKFQEAKDLIQLGSCIVINNEGDFINNLTKLLTNDTLRCELNHISSTFILSNKDATNKIFNHIFNKLQ